A window from Megalops cyprinoides isolate fMegCyp1 chromosome 8, fMegCyp1.pri, whole genome shotgun sequence encodes these proteins:
- the dusp8a gene encoding dual specificity protein phosphatase 8a isoform X2, which translates to MPGDVVIVPLERSFWPEMHESEMKLKMRVRRMKEGRDLRGGFAAFSSCFPGLCEGKPTAILPMSLSQPCLPVANVGPTRILPHLYLGSQKDVLNKDLMAQNGITYVLNASNTCPKPDFICESHFMRIPVNDNYCEKLLPWLDKTNDFIDKAKVSNCRVIVHCLAGISRSATIAIAYIMKTMGLSSDDAYRFVKDRRPSISPNFNFLGQLLEFEKGLRLLKALSSASGKAAVAVGREEEEPDPVVQEANGDSVGLENGHSKVEPENQETESTLPSPTSLQQGFNGLHLSAERIMDTNRLKRSFSLDIKSAYTPSHCPQAPPALAVTPVDSEDVPKLCKLDSPETANGVCQFSPSLDSPGSAESVCCGESRVRQRRKGKPVGSTSSSPAHSLSLSFSHSGPINKSPSLDENLKASLLLTLPNVGSSTAWTKHRDTAQATTPGTPTGDGPWFFGADPTGPGGTVRFGSGSAYVTFGCSGLTGGCEAVRLREKPQDRRDGRGSWHEDAPGGGSGGGTDKQFKRRSCQMEFEEGISETHSREELGKIGKQSSFSGSMEIIEVS; encoded by the exons ATGCCTGGAGACGTTGTCATTGTTCCCCTGGAGCGCAGCTTCTGGCCGGAGATGCATGAGAGCGAAATGAAGCTGAAGATGAGAGTGCGCAGGATGAAGGAGGGACGGGACCTCCGAG GGGGGTTTGCGGCCTTCTCCTCTTGTTTCCCAGGCCTGTGTGAGGGCAAGCCAACTGCCATCCTTCCCATGAGCCTCTCGCAGCCCTGCCTGCCGGTGGCCAACGTGGGCCCAACACGTATCCTGCCGCATCTGTACCTGGGCTCCCAGAAGGATGTGCTGAACAAG GACTTAATGGCTCAAAATGGCATCACCTATGTCTTGAACGCCAGCAACACCTGCCCCAAGCCGGACTTCATCTGTGAGAGCCATTTCATGCGGATTCCTGTCAATGACAATTACTGTGAGAAACTACTGCCCTGGCTGGACAAGACCAATGACTTCATTG ACAAAGCCAAGGTGTCCAACTGCCGAGTCATCGTCCATTGTCTGGCAGGAATTTCCCGATCAGCCACCATTGCCATTGCTTACATCATGAAGACAATGGGTCTGTCATCAGACGATGCCTACAG GTTTGTAAAGGATCGTAGACCCTCAATATCACCCAACTTCAACTTCCTGGGTCAGCTGTTGGAGTTCGAGAAGGGTCTGCGGCTGCTAAAGGCCCTGTCCTCTGCCTCTGGGAAGGCAGCTGTGGCAGtgggaagggaggaggaggagccagaCCCCGTGGTGCAGGAGGCTAATGGAGACAGTGTGGGACTGGAGAACGGCCACTCCAAAGTGGAGCCCGAGAACCAGGAGACGGAGTCCACGCTGCCATCGCCCACGTCGCTTCAGCAAGGCTTCAATGGTCTGCACCTGTCAGCTGAGCGCATCATGGATACCAACCGCCTCAAGCGATCCTTCTCCCTAGACATCAAGTCGGCTTATACCCCCAGCCACTGCCCCCAGGCCCCCCCGGCCCTGGCTGTCACCCCTGTGGATTCAGAAGATGTCCCCAAGCTCTGCAAGCTGGACAGCCCCGAGACAGCCAATGGCGTTTGCCAGTTCTCGCCATCATTGGATAGCCCAGGGTCGGCAGAGTCCGTGTGTTGTGGGGAGTCAAGGGTGCggcagaggaggaaagggaagcCAGTGggcagcaccagcagctcccCAGCGCATTCACTCAGCCTGAGCTTCAGCCACAGCGGGCCCATCAACAAAAGTCCCAGCCTGGACGAGAACCTGAAGGCCTCGCTCCTGCTGACCCTGCCCAATGTGGGCTCCAGTACAGCCTGGACcaaacacagggacacagcGCAAGCCACCACGCCTGGCACACCCACAGGTGACGGGCCCTGGTTCTTTGGCGCTGATCCAACAGGGCCCGGGGGCACAGTCCGCTTCGGGAGTGGCTCAGCCTACGTTACATTCGGCTGCAGTGGGCTCACGGGCGGCTGCGAGGCTGTGCGCTTGCGGGAGAAGCCCCAGGACCGGCGGGATGGACGGGGCAGCTGGCATGAGGATGCCCCcggtggtggcagtggtggtggcACTGACAAACAGTTCAAGCGCCGTAGCTGCCAGATGGAGTTTGAGGAAGGAATCTCTGAGACACACTCCCGAGAGGAGCTGGGCAAGATCGGCAAGCAGTCCAGCTTCTCTGGGAGCATGGAGATCATTGAGGTGTCCTGA